Within the Medicago truncatula cultivar Jemalong A17 chromosome 4, MtrunA17r5.0-ANR, whole genome shotgun sequence genome, the region TAAGAGTTATCTGCAGCAATGTAATGTACACCTGGTATATCAACATGAGTCAAGTAGGCTTGCTACCCCGACTCCCTTTCAATTTAACTTCAAGCAATGccaatgtccttaaatttagcCAAATGCTTCTTCCCATTCATGTGAGAGACCACATTGGCCTCACTAAGAAGGACAACATCACAGACTCTacatattgattttgaattatgcGTCCTAACAGGCTCAGCCTGGTTCTTTTGCACCTTATCATCCATCACTACTGTTCCCTTTAATCCTTTCTTAAGAATATTATCTCCACTCTTAACATTGGAATTGAACTTATTGCTAACATCCTTCTGTTTCACCTCCTCTTTGGACTGATAGATGTTCAGCTTCTGCAGAGCAGCTTGCTTCTTTGCTTTCAAAGCAGCTTCACAACTAGCCCTGTGTTTCCTCCCATTAAGATGGGAATTCAAGGTTATCTTGCTCGATGTTGTTACCGAGCACAAAGCGCAAGGCCACTCTTCCTGCAGTTCCTTCTGCGTAGAACTCTTGAGATACTCTTCACCAGCTTTGTCACTCTTTGCTGTTCCTTTAGTTTCTACTGTGGCTGATGATGCATTTTGACTTGACGCAATTTTAGGCATGACAGGATTATCCTGCAAATGGTAAAAATAGGATCAATATATACACATAAATACAGGAAGTGTGTGTAAAAATAGTAAGTCATATATGTGATTggataaaatttcaaagaaactCTTCACGCTGATTCATGCAAATGCTGTCAAAACTAATAGGAGAATGGTGTTTATAATGAAGAACAATTACACGTGTTAATACAAACACGCATGATTGGTCTATACCTCGGTGTTTTCTGCAAAATAGCAAATCAAGAGTTTGTTGACTCCTTAAAACATTTACACGGAGTGATTCTTGCCTTGTGTTATAATTATTTGTCATACCAAATAGCAATACTTAAACTAATAAAGCATTTTCCATTTAAGAATTGGCAATGTTTTGGTACACTTAATAATATCAGTCAAGAAGCTTGCTACCCCAATTtgcttttcaactttcaagcaAAATGTCCCTACGCTATGGTTATCAAAACTATCAACTTTGAATTTTAGACAAGTGCTTCCATCCATTTACGTGAGATGCCATATACTCCTCACTTGGAAGCATAACATTACAGACTTTACATATTAATTTGGAATTAATCATCCTAAAGGGTTCTGAAGGGTTCTTCTGCGGAGCAGGTTGCTTCTTTGCTTTCAAAGCTGCTTCACAAGCAGCTCTGTGTTTCCTCCCATTAATATGAGAATTCAAGGTTATCTGGCTCGAAGTTGTTACCAAACATAAAGCACAAGTCCACTCTTTCGGCACTTCCTTCTGTGTAGCAGTAGAACTCGGAGGAACCTCTCCACCAGCTGGGTCACTGCCATCTATTCCTTTGGTTTCTACTATGGTTGATGATGCCTTTTGACTTACAAAAATATTAGCATACATTCTATAGCACCAACAACAATGCAACAAAATTCATGACCACATCCATACAATTTACACACACATGCGCACGCGCGCACTTGTAAGCCTAAAACTTTCACAAATGACCTTTTAGCATGCCTCAACTCAGgtctaaaattttaatttgtccTTGGAAGATTTCtattttaaatgaatatatgaattaatCCTTACTTGCTTGGTTAcagaaatttcttttttatcaatagCCTCCAAATACTTGATGTTCTTTTTCTCTGTTTGGAATCTTTCTCCATTTTTCTGCACAAGAAGCTCCCTCATTAAGTAGTCTAAATGTCACCATGAGATGGGACATGTAGAATTGGACTCATACAAGAACTTGTAgcaagaaatatatattaatttcagaACACTTCACATCAAAACTTTACCTtgggtatttttttattatcagtAGCTATGGTTTTATTTGTTGTCGCTTCTGCACCCTTTTGCTTCTGCCGGGTAGGTTGCTTCTTTGATATTAAAGCTTCACTAGTATCCCTGTGTTTCCTTCCATTAAGGTGGGAAATCAAGTCTTTCTCACGCGATGTTGTTACCAAACATATAGCACAAGTCCACTCTCTCTGCACTTCCTTCTGTGTAGAACTCCGAGGAACTTCTCCACCAGCCCTTTCACTCTCTGCTGTTCCTTTGGTTTCCACTGTGACTGATGATGCATTTTGACTTGGCCTAATTTTTAGCATGACAGGAATATCCTGCAACATCCAAATATAAGCATAGAGACCAAGTACTTCATACAAGCAACCCAATATAATTGGAACAATAAACATTTTCGAACATTTTCAACATATATCTAAGGTTATTATTACTCATGCATACAAAGGGAGAAAATAATTCAATCTGAAGATCTATACTTCAAACAAGTGTGATATCATTAACTAACTGTTCTTGAAGGCCTAAACATTTCACAAATGACGTCTTAGCATGTCACAAGTCTAAAATTTTAATTGGTCCTGGGGGGATTTCTATTTTGAGTGAATATATGAATGAGGCCTTACTTGCTTGGTTGCAggaatttcttttttctcaaTAGCTTCCAAACCTTGGATATCTTTTTGCTCTGTTTGGAGCCTTTCTCCATTTGTCTGCAGAAAGACCCTCTCTCATTAGTACTCTAAATGTCACCATGAGACTAAGACAGGTAGAATTGACTCATAGAAGAACTAGTGGCAAGAACTAtattaatttcacaaatgaCTTAGCATCAAAACTTTACCTTTAACATTTCTTTATCATCGGTAGCTGAAATTTCATTTGTCGCTTCTGCATCAGGCCTAC harbors:
- the LOC11405697 gene encoding uncharacterized protein isoform X1, giving the protein MASSWFLKLTFKCLYHFAWPLVALVYPMCASVQAIETDSYAETKDLISYWILLSLIYLFEYAFMNLLLWFQLWPYTKLMIIFWLIIPDFGRASYVYNKLSRFLKPHIVTWGLNNSWKKWFFEKDNFLMHAEIYMKENGTEALEKLIASKNTMCRPDAEATNEISATDDKEMLKTNGERLQTEQKDIQGLEAIEKKEIPATKQDIPVMLKIRPSQNASSVTVETKGTAESERAGGEVPRSSTQKEVQREWTCAICLVTTSREKDLISHLNGRKHRDTSEALISKKQPTRQKQKGAEATTNKTIATDNKKIPKKNGERFQTEKKNIKYLEAIDKKEISVTKQDNPVMPKIASSQNASSATVETKGTAKSDKAGEEYLKSSTQKELQEEWPCALCSVTTSSKITLNSHLNGRKHRASCEAALKAKKQAALQKLNIYQSKEEVKQKDVSNKFNSNVKSGDNILKKGLKGTVVMDDKVQKNQAEPVRTHNSKSICRVCDVVLLSEANVVSHMNGKKHLAKFKDIGIA
- the LOC11405697 gene encoding uncharacterized protein isoform X2, producing the protein MASSWFLKLTFKCLYHFAWPLVALVYPMCASVQAIETDSYAETKDLISYWILLSLIYLFEYAFMNLLLWFQLWPYTKLMIIFWLIIPDFGRASYVYNKLSRFLKPHIVTWGLNNSWKKWFFEKDNFLMHAEIYMKENGTEALEKLIASKNTMCRPDAEATNEISATDDKEMLKTNGERLQTEQKDIQGLEAIEKKEIPATKQDIPVMLKIRPSQNASSVTVETKGTAESERAGGEVPRSSTQKEVQREWTCAICLVTTSREKDLISHLNGRKHRDTSEALISKKQPTRQKQKGAEATTNKTIATDNKKIPKDNPVMPKIASSQNASSATVETKGTAKSDKAGEEYLKSSTQKELQEEWPCALCSVTTSSKITLNSHLNGRKHRASCEAALKAKKQAALQKLNIYQSKEEVKQKDVSNKFNSNVKSGDNILKKGLKGTVVMDDKVQKNQAEPVRTHNSKSICRVCDVVLLSEANVVSHMNGKKHLAKFKDIGIA